From the Euphorbia lathyris chromosome 6, ddEupLath1.1, whole genome shotgun sequence genome, one window contains:
- the LOC136233982 gene encoding stem-specific protein TSJT1-like has protein sequence MLALFKKGLVNPPEELNSPAPLQSSTKPKLPQEILKNFQSSNKNNALSIGFGDAAVLAYLPPQTPSNSVHHRNFCGMNDIYCIFLGSLNNLCSLNRQYGLSKGNNDAVFAIEAYRTLRDRGPYPAHQVLRDLEGTFGFVIFDSKAGHVFAALGAGEDGVKLYWGVAADGSAVISDNLAVIKESCGKSYAPFPAGCMFHSEQGLMSYEHPSSSMKAMPRIDSEGMMCGANFKVDNQSSKIRSMPRVGSEANWALSGSQA, from the exons ATGTTGGCATTATTCAAGAAAGGTTTAGTGAATCCACCAGAGGAGCTAAACAGTCCAGCTCCATTACAATCATCAACAAAACCAAAGCTTCCTCAAGAAATTTTGAAGAATTTCCAATCCTCAAATAAGAATAACGCACTCTCTATTGGTTTTGGAGATGCTGCCGTTCTTGCTTATCTTCCTCCCCAAACACCTTCTAACTCCGTTCATCacag GAATTTCTGTGGGATGAAtgatatatattgtattttcttGGGGAGTTTAAACAACTTGTGCAGTCTGAATAGACAATATGGGTTATCTAAGGGAAATAACGACGCCGTATTTGCTATTGAAGCTTATAGAACTCTTAGAGACCGTGGACCGTATCCAGCTCATCAAGTGCTTAGGGATCTTGAGGGTACTTTCGGGTTTGTCATCTTTGATTCCAAGGCTGGACATGTCTTTGCTGCCCTG GGTGCAGGAGAAGATGGGGTGAAGTTATACTGGGGAGTAGCAGCAGATGGGTCGGCAGTGATATCAGACAACTTGgcagtaataaaagaaagctgCGGGAAGTCATACGCACCGTTTCCAGCAGGATGCATGTTCCATAGTGAACAAGGTCTAATGAGTTATGAACATCCAAGTAGTTCAATGAAGGCAATGCCTAGAATAGATAGTGAAGGAATGATGTGCGGAGCTAATTTCAAGGTTGATAATCAGTCTTCGAAGATTAGAAGTATGCCTCGTGTTGGTAGTGAAGCTAATTGGGCTCTTAGCGGTTCTCAAGCTTGA